A region from the Paenibacillus humicola genome encodes:
- a CDS encoding sugar kinase produces MESPQLLTFGETMALFMPPEYRGLEGASTLEQSFGGAESNVAIGAARLGCSVGWFGALGDDPFGRAVVKRLRGEGVDVSRARLSPDAPTGMMFRETVAGKLAVHYYRKHSAASRMRPEDLDLDYIRGSSILHVTGITTALSDSCRETVFAAVDAAKRAGVRVSFDPNLRLKLWSIEEARRVVLPLAEQADYFLPGWDELKLLYGTDDFDAVKAKLSALGAVSVVKGVGESTVVLERGEATSVPFYKADQVIDTVGAGDGFCAGFLTGLLKGLTPVEAVRIGSISGSLVVQMRGDWEAQPDWAAVESRLSDKGWVER; encoded by the coding sequence ATGGAAAGTCCGCAACTGCTGACGTTTGGAGAAACGATGGCGCTGTTCATGCCGCCCGAGTACCGGGGGCTGGAGGGCGCCTCCACGCTGGAGCAAAGCTTCGGCGGGGCCGAAAGCAACGTGGCGATCGGAGCGGCCAGACTCGGCTGCTCGGTCGGCTGGTTCGGCGCTTTGGGCGACGACCCGTTCGGCCGTGCGGTCGTCAAGAGGCTGCGCGGCGAAGGCGTCGACGTGTCGCGTGCCCGGCTCTCACCGGATGCCCCGACCGGGATGATGTTCCGGGAAACGGTGGCGGGCAAGCTGGCGGTGCATTATTACCGCAAGCATTCGGCCGCCAGCCGGATGCGGCCCGAGGACCTTGATCTCGACTATATCCGGGGCAGCAGCATTCTTCATGTAACCGGTATCACCACTGCGCTGAGCGACAGCTGCCGCGAGACGGTGTTCGCCGCCGTGGACGCGGCGAAGCGGGCGGGCGTACGCGTCAGCTTCGATCCGAACCTGCGGCTGAAGCTGTGGTCGATCGAAGAAGCGCGACGCGTCGTGCTGCCGCTTGCGGAGCAGGCGGATTATTTTCTGCCGGGCTGGGACGAGCTGAAGCTGCTGTACGGCACGGACGACTTCGACGCCGTCAAAGCGAAGCTTTCGGCGCTCGGCGCTGTCAGCGTCGTGAAGGGCGTCGGAGAATCGACGGTTGTCCTCGAGCGGGGCGAAGCGACCTCGGTCCCGTTTTATAAGGCCGATCAAGTGATCGATACGGTGGGAGCGGGAGACGGGTTTTGCGCCGGTTTTTTGACCGGGCTGCTGAAGGGCTTGACTCCGGTGGAAGCGGTGCGGATCGGCAGCATCAGCGGCTCGCTGGTCGTGCAAATGCGCGGCGACTGGGAAGCGCAGCCGGACTGGGCGGCGGTCGAAAGCCGGCTGTCGGACAAAGGCTGGGTGGAACGGTAG